A section of the Streptomyces sp. Je 1-369 genome encodes:
- a CDS encoding aromatic prenyltransferase, with product MSEFANLEELYSIIDKTAQLVDVTASRDKVWPILNAYEDVVGQSVISFRASTGSSADDLDARFTMLPKGFDPYARALEHGLIPETDHAVGSLLKEVHANTPITSCGVDFGVAGGFTKTWSFPSAENLIKVSDLVALPSIPAGVAANLDFFKKWGLDEMVSTVGIDYQKRTMNLYFGGGVGDRVPAEVFEEKGVRAILGELGLSEPSEELLRFCERSFVIYVTLSWDSPAINRFTYSVMTPEPLGLPISFAATFERLIKDAPYDTTGRNYIYGIAATPKGEYHKIASYYQWQKRVEKLLRSDS from the coding sequence ATGTCAGAGTTCGCCAATCTGGAAGAGCTGTACTCGATCATCGACAAGACGGCTCAGCTGGTGGACGTCACCGCCTCGCGTGACAAGGTCTGGCCCATCCTCAACGCCTACGAGGACGTCGTCGGGCAGTCCGTCATCTCGTTCCGCGCCTCGACCGGCAGTAGCGCGGACGACCTCGACGCCCGATTCACGATGCTGCCGAAGGGCTTCGACCCATATGCCCGCGCCCTGGAACACGGCCTCATCCCAGAGACGGACCACGCGGTCGGCAGCCTCCTGAAGGAGGTCCACGCGAACACCCCCATCACCAGCTGCGGCGTCGACTTCGGAGTCGCGGGGGGCTTCACGAAGACCTGGTCCTTCCCCAGCGCGGAGAACCTCATCAAGGTTTCCGACCTCGTCGCGCTCCCGTCGATCCCGGCCGGTGTGGCCGCCAACCTCGACTTCTTCAAGAAGTGGGGTCTCGACGAGATGGTCAGTACCGTCGGCATCGACTACCAGAAGCGCACGATGAACCTGTACTTCGGCGGCGGCGTCGGCGACCGCGTGCCGGCCGAGGTCTTCGAGGAGAAGGGTGTCAGGGCGATCCTCGGCGAGCTCGGCCTCTCCGAGCCGAGCGAGGAGCTCCTGCGGTTCTGCGAGCGCTCGTTCGTCATCTACGTGACCCTCAGCTGGGACTCCCCGGCCATCAACCGGTTCACGTACTCGGTCATGACGCCGGAGCCGCTCGGCCTCCCGATCTCGTTCGCCGCGACCTTCGAGCGCCTCATCAAGGATGCCCCGTACGACACCACGGGCCGCAACTACATCTACGGCATCGCGGCGACGCCCAAGGGCGAGTACCACAAGATCGCTTCGTACTACCAGTGGCAGAAGCGCGTGGAGAAGCTGCTGCGTTCCGACTCCTGA
- a CDS encoding phosphomevalonate kinase, translating to MTGRPTVVRRAPGKLFVAGEYAVVDPGNPAILIAVDRYVTVTVSDPGDPVVVLSSDLTPHTAHCRWRDGRLGGTRPRDEQLLHDSFAHVAAAIETVGRLLAERGLPAPALDVSVSSELHDNGTKFGFGSSGAVVVATVAAMAAHCGLHLTRDARYRLAMLATAGLEPKASGGDLAAGTWGGWITYRAPDRAAVLDLAGRAGIEEALRVPWPGHEIRALPRPTGLALEVGWTGTPASTPSLVSGLDRRTWRGSASHQKFVETSNDFVRASVDALEGGDREGLLRQIRRARNELARLDDEVGLGIYTPRLTALCEAAEAVGGAAKPSGAGGGDCGIALLNAEAAQDIAHVRKRWTTAGVRPLPIRPAMEGNTE from the coding sequence GTGACCGGACGGCCGACGGTCGTCCGGCGCGCGCCGGGCAAACTGTTCGTCGCCGGTGAGTACGCGGTGGTGGATCCCGGCAACCCGGCGATCCTGATCGCCGTCGACCGGTACGTCACCGTCACCGTGTCCGACCCTGGTGACCCGGTCGTTGTCCTCTCCTCCGACCTCACCCCGCACACGGCGCACTGCCGCTGGCGGGACGGCAGGCTCGGCGGGACGCGACCGCGGGACGAACAGCTGCTCCACGACAGCTTCGCCCACGTGGCCGCGGCGATCGAGACCGTCGGCCGGCTGCTCGCCGAACGAGGACTGCCCGCACCCGCGCTCGACGTCTCGGTCAGCAGCGAACTGCACGACAACGGCACCAAGTTCGGATTCGGGTCGAGCGGCGCGGTCGTCGTGGCGACCGTCGCCGCCATGGCGGCCCACTGCGGCCTCCACCTGACGCGCGACGCCCGCTACCGCCTCGCGATGCTCGCCACGGCGGGCTTGGAGCCCAAGGCCTCCGGCGGCGACCTGGCCGCGGGCACCTGGGGCGGCTGGATCACCTACCGGGCGCCCGACCGGGCCGCCGTCCTCGACCTGGCCGGCAGGGCGGGCATCGAGGAGGCCCTGCGCGTGCCCTGGCCCGGCCACGAAATACGCGCACTGCCGCGGCCCACGGGCCTCGCACTGGAAGTCGGCTGGACCGGGACACCGGCCTCCACCCCGTCCCTCGTCTCCGGCCTCGACCGGCGGACGTGGCGGGGCAGCGCATCGCACCAGAAGTTCGTGGAGACCAGCAACGACTTCGTGCGGGCCTCGGTCGACGCACTGGAGGGCGGCGACCGCGAGGGCCTGCTGCGGCAGATCCGGCGCGCCCGGAACGAGCTGGCCCGCCTCGACGACGAGGTCGGGCTCGGAATCTACACGCCACGGCTGACCGCACTGTGCGAGGCCGCCGAAGCCGTCGGCGGCGCCGCCAAGCCCTCCGGGGCGGGCGGCGGCGACTGCGGCATCGCGCTGCTGAACGCCGAAGCGGCACAGGACATCGCTCACGTACGGAAACGGTGGACCACGGCGGGCGTGCGGCCCTTGCCGATCCGTCCCGCCATGGAAGGGAACACAGAATGA
- the mvk gene encoding mevalonate kinase: MRKTQREPSALTTPSSAEGVSEIRRARSVGIGRAHAKTILLGEHAVVYGAPALALPVPQLAVTASAGWSAQSPGDAGDVSLTMTGSASRPVATQASDWLRRLSAEFRKTMNVSDDVHLDVILDCAIPPGRGLGSSAACARAVVFALADLFDREVTPQTAFDLVQTAENVAHGRASGVDATAVGAPGPLLFQQGRSEELPIGCEELFIIADSGEVGRTKDAVSMLREGFQRHAGAQESFVRRATDLTEEGRHALADGKPEELGTRMSEYHELLRASGLSTDRIDALVEGALSAGSLGAKITGGGMGGCVLALTQSEQASAVTRRLHEAGAEQTWVVPLRGFAGHGR; this comes from the coding sequence ATGCGGAAAACACAAAGGGAGCCGAGTGCGTTGACGACACCGAGCTCAGCGGAAGGGGTGTCAGAAATCCGTCGCGCTCGCTCCGTCGGAATCGGTCGCGCCCACGCGAAGACCATTTTGCTGGGGGAGCACGCGGTCGTTTACGGGGCTCCCGCCCTCGCGCTCCCGGTGCCCCAGCTCGCGGTCACGGCGAGCGCCGGCTGGTCCGCGCAGTCACCGGGTGACGCCGGCGACGTGTCGCTGACAATGACCGGTTCTGCCTCCCGGCCGGTGGCCACCCAGGCCTCCGACTGGCTCCGGAGACTCAGTGCCGAGTTCCGGAAGACCATGAACGTCTCCGACGACGTGCACCTCGACGTGATCCTGGACTGCGCGATCCCGCCGGGCCGCGGCCTCGGCTCCAGCGCGGCCTGCGCACGCGCCGTGGTCTTCGCGCTCGCCGACCTCTTCGACCGCGAGGTCACGCCGCAGACGGCGTTCGACCTCGTGCAGACCGCCGAGAACGTGGCGCACGGCCGCGCGAGCGGCGTCGACGCCACCGCCGTGGGCGCACCGGGGCCCCTGCTGTTCCAGCAGGGCCGTTCCGAGGAACTGCCCATCGGATGCGAGGAGTTGTTCATCATCGCCGACAGTGGCGAGGTGGGCAGGACCAAGGACGCGGTCAGCATGCTCCGCGAAGGCTTCCAGCGCCACGCGGGTGCGCAGGAGAGCTTCGTACGCCGTGCCACGGACCTCACCGAAGAGGGCCGGCACGCACTCGCCGACGGAAAGCCCGAGGAGCTCGGCACCCGCATGTCGGAGTATCACGAACTGCTCCGCGCCTCCGGATTGAGCACCGACCGCATCGACGCCCTGGTCGAAGGGGCGCTCTCCGCGGGCAGCCTCGGCGCCAAGATCACCGGCGGCGGCATGGGCGGCTGCGTGCTCGCACTGACCCAGTCCGAGCAGGCGAGCGCGGTCACCCGGCGGCTGCACGAAGCAGGCGCCGAACAGACATGGGTCGTACCGTTGAGGGGGTTTGCCGGCCATGGTCGCTGA
- the mvaD gene encoding diphosphomevalonate decarboxylase, with protein MVAERQATAVRTAPTGTTGSATAVAHPNIALIKYWGKRDERLILPRTDSLSMTLDIFPTTTRVRRSPGADHDEVTLGGAPAQGEAQRRIVTFLDLVRERAGIADRAVVDTENTVPTGAGLASSASGFAALAVAAAAAYGLDLDATALSRLARRGSGSASRSLFGDFVVWHAGRHDATEEEADLSSYAEPVPTGPLDPALVVAVVNAGPKDVSSRAAMRRTVDTSPLFEPWAVSSKDDLTDMRKALGRGDLEEVGEIAERNALGMHATMLAARPAVRYMSPASLTVLDSVLRLRKDGVLAYATMDAGPNVKVLCRNADADRVAGVVRGAAQGGAIHIARPGPGARLLSGDGR; from the coding sequence ATGGTCGCTGAACGACAGGCCACGGCGGTGCGGACCGCACCGACGGGCACGACGGGCAGCGCGACCGCCGTCGCGCACCCGAACATCGCACTGATCAAATACTGGGGCAAGCGCGACGAGCGGCTCATCCTGCCGCGCACCGACAGCCTCTCGATGACCCTGGACATCTTCCCGACCACCACCCGCGTGCGACGGAGCCCCGGAGCGGATCACGACGAAGTGACGCTCGGCGGCGCCCCCGCACAGGGTGAGGCCCAGCGGCGCATTGTCACCTTCCTCGACCTGGTCCGCGAGCGGGCCGGAATCGCCGACCGCGCCGTCGTGGACACCGAGAACACCGTCCCCACCGGGGCGGGCCTCGCCTCCTCCGCCAGCGGCTTCGCCGCCCTCGCCGTCGCCGCGGCCGCCGCCTACGGCCTCGACCTCGACGCCACCGCCCTGTCCCGCCTGGCCCGGCGCGGATCCGGGTCGGCGTCCCGCTCCCTCTTCGGGGACTTCGTGGTCTGGCACGCCGGACGCCACGACGCCACCGAGGAGGAGGCGGACCTCAGCTCGTACGCCGAGCCGGTCCCCACCGGGCCGCTCGACCCCGCCCTCGTCGTCGCCGTCGTCAACGCCGGACCCAAGGACGTGTCCAGCAGGGCGGCCATGCGCAGGACCGTCGACACCTCACCGCTCTTCGAACCCTGGGCCGTCTCCAGCAAGGACGACCTGACCGACATGCGCAAGGCACTCGGCCGCGGCGACCTCGAAGAGGTCGGCGAGATCGCGGAGCGCAACGCACTGGGCATGCACGCCACGATGCTGGCGGCCCGTCCCGCCGTGCGCTACATGTCGCCCGCCTCGCTCACCGTCCTCGACAGCGTGCTGCGGCTCAGGAAGGACGGCGTCCTCGCCTACGCCACCATGGACGCCGGGCCCAACGTGAAGGTGCTCTGCCGCAACGCGGACGCCGACCGGGTGGCCGGTGTCGTGCGCGGTGCGGCGCAAGGCGGCGCCATCCACATCGCCCGCCCCGGCCCGGGCGCCCGGCTGCTCAGCGGGGACGGACGGTGA